A section of the Leptospira kobayashii genome encodes:
- a CDS encoding superoxide dismutase, whose translation MEHKLPELPYAKDALLPHISPETLEFHYGKHHQTYVTNLNNLIKGTEFENSSLEDIVKKSSGGIFNNAAQIWNHTFYWHSLSPKGGGPATGAVGDAINKAFGSFDAFKEKFTQSAVTNFGSGWTWLVKKGDSVEIVNTSNAGSPLKDGIQSLITVDVWEHAYYIDFRNARPKYLEAFWNLVNWEFANQNFK comes from the coding sequence ATGGAACATAAACTTCCCGAATTACCTTACGCAAAAGATGCACTTTTACCGCACATTTCCCCTGAAACTTTGGAATTTCACTATGGGAAACACCACCAAACCTACGTTACAAATTTGAACAATCTGATCAAGGGAACGGAATTTGAAAATTCTTCTCTGGAAGACATTGTGAAAAAATCGAGTGGAGGAATTTTCAATAATGCGGCTCAGATTTGGAATCACACTTTTTACTGGCATTCTCTTTCTCCAAAAGGTGGCGGACCTGCAACCGGTGCCGTTGGCGATGCAATCAACAAAGCATTCGGTTCTTTTGATGCTTTTAAAGAAAAGTTCACTCAATCCGCTGTTACCAATTTCGGTTCCGGTTGGACTTGGCTTGTGAAAAAAGGAGATTCCGTAGAGATCGTGAATACGAGCAACGCAGGTTCCCCTTTGAAAGATGGAATTCAATCTCTTATCACTGTCGATGTTTGGGAACATGCTTACTATATTGATTTTAGAAATGCTCGTCCGAAATATTTGGAAGCATTCTGGAATCTAGTGAACTGGGAGTTCGCAAACCAAAATTTCAAATAA